In the Devosia sp. SL43 genome, one interval contains:
- a CDS encoding vitamin B12-dependent ribonucleotide reductase: MRIERRFTTADQDRYGSIEFRSATSEIRNPDGSVVFKLENIAIPSTWSQVAADIIAQKYFRKAGVAKVLRKVEENSVPSWLWRSVPDEAALAKLPEAERYGSEMDSRQVFDRLAGTWTYWGWKGGYFASEEDARAFFDELAFMLATQRVAPNSPQWFNTGMHWAYGIDGPGQGHFYVDPFTHKLTSSKSSYEHPQPHACFIQSVNDDLVNENGIMDLWVREARLFKYGSGTGTNFSALRGSGEKLSGGGRSSGLMSFLKIGDRAAGAIKSGGTTRRAAKMVVLDIDHPDVEEYINWKVKEEQKVAALVTGSKVVSKHLKLIMKAAVNCEGSGDDCFDVAKNPALKREVRAAKKALVPENYIFRVIQFAKQGYTDIEFPVYDTDWDSEAYLTVSGQNSNNSVRVTDDFLRAVEGDSDWNLTSRKDGKTVKTLRARDLWEQVGYAAWASADPGIQYHTTINEWHTSPEAGPINASNPCSEYMFLDDTACNLASVNLLPYRNADGSFDTSSYEHTVRLWTIVLEISVMMAQFPSKAIAERSFEYRTLGIGYANIGGFLMTSGIPYDSAEGRAIAGAVTAIMTGVSYATSAEMAKELGPFKDYKRNAKHMLRVIRNHRNAAHGNADGYENLSINPVPLDHASLIDGALSERAKAAWDNALALGEKHGYRNAQVSVIAPTGTIGLVMDCDTTGIEPDFALVKFKKLAGGGYFKIINRAVPPALRTLGYAEHQIAEMEAYAVGHGNLNQAPGVNPSTLKAKGFTDDKISALNAATASAFDIKFIFNQWTLGVDFLKSLGVTEEQMNDFSFELLPFLGFSRKDIEAANLHVVGAMTLEGAPHLKAEHLPVFDCAAPCGKIGKRSLSIESHILMMAAAQPFISGAISKTINMPNDATVEDAKEAYMLSWRLALKANALYRDGSKLSQPLNSSVLAAADEDDDEDHVEELMSMNAAARVPQIAEKIVERIIEREVEVRSREKMPDRRKGYTQKAVVGGHKVYVRTGEYDDGRIGEIFIDMHKEGAAFRAMMNNFAIAISLGLQYGVPLDEYVEAFTFTRFEPAGMVMGNDRIKSATSILDYVFRELAVSYLDRDDLAHVNPDSPTSLGKGVAEDKAARIAAPAPAPVPAERFVSRGMTRGRVANKNLMIVSGDHQTYNPVQAMQTSTVTALRSATALKQETQLAPAAFAPAELSPIPSPPPGKDTGLLRAEAQMKGYTGDQCTECHNFTMVRNGTCLKCDTCGTTTGCS; this comes from the coding sequence ATGCGCATTGAACGCCGCTTTACGACCGCCGACCAGGATCGCTACGGCTCGATCGAATTCCGCTCGGCCACCAGCGAGATTCGCAATCCTGATGGCTCGGTGGTCTTCAAGCTCGAGAACATCGCCATCCCCTCGACCTGGAGCCAGGTCGCGGCCGACATCATTGCGCAGAAGTATTTCCGCAAGGCCGGCGTCGCCAAGGTTCTGAGGAAAGTCGAAGAAAACTCCGTGCCGTCCTGGCTGTGGCGCTCCGTCCCCGACGAAGCTGCGCTCGCCAAGCTGCCGGAAGCCGAACGCTACGGCTCGGAAATGGACAGCCGCCAGGTGTTCGATCGCCTGGCCGGCACCTGGACCTATTGGGGCTGGAAGGGCGGTTATTTCGCCTCCGAGGAAGATGCCCGCGCCTTCTTCGACGAACTCGCCTTCATGCTCGCCACCCAGCGCGTTGCCCCCAACAGCCCGCAATGGTTCAACACCGGCATGCACTGGGCCTATGGCATTGATGGCCCCGGCCAGGGCCATTTCTATGTCGACCCCTTCACCCACAAGCTGACCAGCTCCAAATCGAGCTACGAGCATCCGCAGCCGCATGCCTGCTTCATCCAGTCGGTCAATGACGACCTGGTCAACGAAAACGGCATCATGGACCTGTGGGTTCGCGAGGCCCGCTTGTTCAAGTACGGTTCGGGCACCGGCACCAATTTCTCGGCCCTACGCGGTTCGGGCGAAAAGCTCTCCGGCGGCGGTCGCTCGTCGGGCCTGATGAGCTTCCTCAAGATCGGCGATCGCGCTGCTGGCGCCATCAAGTCGGGTGGTACCACCCGTCGCGCCGCCAAGATGGTCGTCCTCGATATCGATCACCCCGATGTGGAAGAATACATCAACTGGAAGGTCAAGGAGGAGCAGAAGGTCGCCGCGCTCGTGACCGGCTCCAAGGTCGTCTCCAAGCACCTCAAGCTCATCATGAAGGCCGCCGTGAACTGCGAAGGTTCGGGCGACGACTGCTTCGACGTGGCCAAGAACCCCGCCCTCAAGCGCGAAGTCCGCGCCGCCAAGAAAGCCCTGGTGCCGGAGAACTACATCTTCCGCGTCATCCAGTTCGCCAAGCAGGGCTATACCGATATCGAATTTCCGGTCTACGACACCGATTGGGACAGCGAGGCCTACCTCACCGTCTCCGGCCAGAATTCCAACAATTCCGTCCGCGTCACCGATGATTTCCTGCGCGCCGTCGAAGGCGACAGCGACTGGAACCTGACCTCCCGCAAGGATGGCAAGACCGTCAAGACGCTGAGGGCCCGCGATCTCTGGGAACAGGTCGGCTATGCCGCCTGGGCCTCGGCCGATCCCGGCATCCAGTATCACACCACCATCAACGAGTGGCACACCTCGCCCGAAGCCGGTCCGATCAATGCATCGAACCCCTGCTCGGAATACATGTTCCTCGACGACACCGCCTGCAACCTGGCCTCGGTCAACCTGCTGCCCTATCGCAATGCCGATGGCTCGTTCGACACGTCATCCTACGAGCACACCGTCCGCCTCTGGACCATCGTGCTCGAAATCTCGGTGATGATGGCGCAGTTCCCGTCCAAGGCCATTGCCGAACGCTCGTTCGAATACCGCACGCTGGGCATCGGCTACGCCAATATCGGCGGCTTCCTGATGACCTCAGGCATTCCCTATGACTCGGCCGAAGGCCGCGCCATTGCTGGTGCCGTGACCGCCATCATGACCGGCGTCAGCTACGCCACCTCGGCCGAAATGGCCAAGGAGCTCGGCCCGTTCAAGGACTACAAGCGCAACGCCAAGCACATGCTGCGCGTCATCCGCAACCACCGCAACGCCGCCCACGGCAATGCTGATGGCTACGAGAACCTCAGCATCAATCCGGTGCCGCTCGACCATGCCAGCCTGATCGACGGCGCTCTCTCCGAGCGCGCCAAGGCCGCCTGGGACAATGCCCTCGCCCTCGGCGAGAAGCATGGCTACCGCAATGCGCAGGTCTCGGTGATCGCCCCGACCGGCACGATCGGCCTGGTCATGGATTGCGACACCACGGGCATCGAGCCCGATTTCGCCCTGGTCAAGTTCAAGAAGCTCGCCGGTGGCGGTTACTTCAAGATCATCAACCGCGCCGTGCCGCCGGCTCTGCGCACCCTCGGCTATGCCGAGCACCAGATCGCCGAAATGGAAGCCTATGCCGTCGGCCATGGCAACCTGAACCAGGCTCCGGGCGTCAATCCCTCGACCCTCAAGGCCAAGGGCTTCACCGACGACAAGATATCAGCGCTCAATGCCGCGACCGCCTCGGCCTTCGACATCAAGTTCATCTTCAACCAGTGGACCCTGGGTGTCGATTTCCTCAAGTCCCTCGGCGTCACCGAAGAGCAGATGAACGACTTCTCCTTTGAGCTGCTGCCCTTCCTGGGCTTCAGCCGCAAGGACATCGAAGCCGCAAACCTGCACGTCGTCGGCGCCATGACGCTCGAAGGCGCGCCGCACCTCAAGGCCGAGCATCTGCCGGTCTTCGATTGCGCCGCCCCCTGCGGCAAGATCGGCAAGCGCTCGCTCTCGATCGAGTCGCACATCCTGATGATGGCTGCCGCTCAGCCCTTCATCTCGGGCGCCATCTCCAAGACCATCAACATGCCCAATGATGCGACGGTGGAAGACGCCAAGGAAGCCTACATGCTCTCCTGGCGCCTGGCCCTCAAGGCCAACGCGCTCTATCGCGACGGCTCCAAGCTTTCCCAGCCGCTCAACTCCTCCGTTCTCGCCGCTGCTGACGAGGACGACGATGAGGATCACGTCGAAGAGCTGATGAGCATGAATGCGGCCGCCCGCGTGCCGCAGATTGCCGAAAAGATCGTCGAGCGCATCATCGAGCGCGAAGTGGAAGTCCGCTCCCGCGAAAAGATGCCCGATCGCCGCAAGGGTTACACCCAGAAGGCGGTCGTTGGCGGCCACAAGGTCTATGTCCGCACCGGCGAATATGACGATGGCCGCATCGGCGAGATCTTCATCGACATGCACAAGGAAGGCGCCGCCTTCCGCGCCATGATGAACAATTTCGCCATCGCGATTTCGCTGGGCCTGCAATATGGCGTGCCGTTGGACGAATATGTGGAGGCCTTCACCTTCACCCGCTTCGAGCCTGCCGGCATGGTCATGGGCAATGATCGCATCAAGAGCGCGACGTCGATCCTCGACTACGTGTTCCGCGAACTGGCCGTCTCCTATCTGGACCGGGATGACCTCGCCCATGTCAATCCGGACAGCCCGACCTCGCTCGGCAAGGGCGTTGCCGAGGACAAGGCCGCGCGCATCGCTGCGCCCGCCCCTGCCCCGGTGCCCGCCGAGCGCTTTGTCTCCCGCGGCATGACCCGTGGCCGCGTCGCCAACAAGAACCTGATGATCGTCTCGGGCGATCACCAGACCTACAATCCCGTCCAGGCGATGCAGACCTCAACCGTGACGGCGCTCCGCTCCGCCACCGCATTGAAGCAGGAAACCCAGCTCGCCCCGGCAGCGTTTGCTCCCGCCGAACTGAGCCCCATCCCAAGCCCACCCCCGGGCAAGGACACAGGCCTGCTCCGCGCCGAAGCCCAGATGAAGGGCTACACGGGCGACCAGTGCACCGAGTGCCATAACTTCACGATGGTGCGGAACGGCACGTGCCTGAAGTGCGATACTTGTGGGACGACGACTGGGTGTAGCTGA